The following coding sequences lie in one Pseudomonas sp. B33.4 genomic window:
- a CDS encoding type I secretion system permease/ATPase, which yields MTSMEPGHTGVDPRLSFDDPLLDGLLILCKLHGATVSRASLSAGLPLNKQRLSLDLLPRAAARAGLQARILRRDLKDISPLNLPILLLLNDGRTAVLRRFGDDGKALILPSEADGGEQWISRDELNEHYSGQALFARPRHELEDLRSPLVPRVHAWFRDTLKLSKWLYSDAILASFLINLLGLMVPLFVMQTYDRVVPNQATSTLWVLSIGLLIGTGFELVLRVVRAHLLDTAGKKTDVILSATLFERITGMSMKARPATIGGFAQSIHDFQGLREFLTAVTLTSLIDLPFVVLMLVVIGLLGGWLVVIPLLAFPITIIFAMIIQVRLRDTVQKSLSLGAERQAVLIETLGGLETLKACSAESERQHKWESTHGALTRLDSHARNLSALATNGTLFIQQFSGMATIVAGVYSIIAGNLSVGALVASYMLGSRVLAPLGQIAGLITRYQQAQLTMKSTDALMALPQERDGKQRPLERTQLQGALDVNGVTFHYNGQNAPALSNVSFSLKPGERVGIIGRSGSGKSTLARLVMGFYEPEEGQLLLDGLDLRQLDVADLRQQIGYVAHDLPLLAGSLRDNLTLGARYISDSRMLEVAELTGVTELARQHPQGFDRPVGERGQLLSGGQRQAVLLARSLLLDPPIMLLDEPTSAMDNSSEDQLRQKLHGWVQGKTLLLVTHRTSMLSLVDRLLVLDNGRVVADGPKEAVIDALRKGRVGSAAV from the coding sequence ATGACCAGCATGGAACCCGGCCACACCGGGGTCGATCCGCGGCTGAGCTTCGATGATCCGTTACTCGACGGTCTGTTGATCCTCTGCAAACTGCATGGCGCGACGGTCAGTCGCGCCAGCCTGAGTGCCGGGCTGCCCCTCAACAAACAGCGCCTGAGCCTGGATCTGCTGCCCCGCGCCGCCGCCCGGGCCGGGTTGCAGGCGCGCATTTTACGCCGCGATTTAAAGGACATCTCACCGCTTAACCTGCCAATTCTGCTGCTGCTCAACGACGGACGCACCGCTGTTTTACGGCGTTTCGGCGACGACGGCAAAGCGTTGATCCTGCCCAGCGAAGCCGACGGCGGTGAGCAATGGATCAGCCGCGACGAACTCAATGAGCACTACAGCGGCCAAGCCTTGTTCGCTCGGCCGCGCCACGAACTCGAAGACCTGCGTTCACCGCTGGTGCCGCGCGTCCATGCCTGGTTTCGCGACACATTGAAGCTGTCGAAATGGCTCTACAGCGATGCGATTCTCGCCAGTTTCCTGATCAACTTGCTGGGCCTGATGGTGCCGCTGTTCGTGATGCAGACCTACGACCGCGTGGTGCCGAATCAGGCCACCTCGACCTTGTGGGTGCTGTCGATCGGTTTGCTGATCGGCACCGGGTTTGAACTGGTCCTGCGGGTGGTGCGCGCGCACTTGCTCGACACTGCCGGCAAGAAAACCGATGTGATTCTTTCCGCCACATTGTTCGAGCGCATCACCGGCATGTCGATGAAGGCACGGCCGGCGACCATCGGCGGTTTCGCCCAAAGCATTCATGATTTTCAGGGTCTGCGTGAATTTCTCACGGCGGTAACGCTGACCAGTCTGATCGACCTGCCCTTCGTGGTGTTGATGCTGGTGGTGATCGGCTTGCTCGGCGGCTGGCTGGTGGTGATTCCATTGCTGGCGTTTCCAATCACCATCATCTTCGCGATGATCATTCAGGTGCGCCTGCGTGACACCGTGCAAAAGAGCCTGAGCCTCGGCGCCGAACGTCAGGCGGTGCTGATCGAAACCCTCGGTGGCCTGGAAACCCTCAAGGCTTGCAGCGCCGAAAGCGAGCGCCAGCACAAATGGGAAAGCACCCACGGCGCCCTCACCCGCCTCGACAGCCATGCGCGCAATCTCTCGGCGCTGGCCACCAATGGCACGCTGTTCATTCAGCAGTTTTCCGGGATGGCGACGATTGTCGCCGGGGTCTACAGCATCATCGCCGGCAACCTCAGCGTCGGTGCGCTGGTCGCCAGTTATATGCTCGGCAGCCGTGTGCTCGCGCCGCTGGGCCAGATTGCCGGGCTGATCACCCGCTATCAGCAAGCGCAACTGACCATGAAAAGCACCGATGCGCTGATGGCCCTGCCGCAGGAACGCGATGGCAAACAGCGGCCACTGGAGCGCACACAACTGCAAGGCGCGCTGGACGTCAACGGCGTGACCTTTCATTACAACGGCCAGAATGCCCCGGCACTGAGCAATGTCAGCTTCAGCCTGAAACCCGGCGAGCGGGTCGGCATCATCGGCCGCAGCGGTTCGGGCAAAAGTACCTTGGCGCGTTTGGTCATGGGCTTCTATGAACCCGAGGAAGGCCAACTGCTGCTCGACGGCCTCGACCTGCGCCAACTCGATGTCGCCGACCTGCGTCAGCAGATCGGCTACGTCGCCCACGACCTGCCACTGCTGGCCGGCAGCCTGCGCGACAACCTGACACTCGGCGCACGTTACATCAGCGATTCACGAATGCTCGAAGTCGCCGAACTGACCGGCGTCACCGAACTCGCCCGCCAGCATCCGCAGGGCTTTGATCGGCCAGTGGGCGAGCGCGGGCAATTGCTCTCCGGCGGCCAGCGCCAGGCCGTTTTGCTGGCGCGCTCGCTGTTGCTCGATCCGCCGATCATGCTGCTCGACGAACCCACCAGTGCCATGGACAACAGCAGCGAAGACCAATTGCGCCAGAAGTTGCACGGCTGGGTGCAAGGCAAAACCTTGCTGCTGGTCACCCACCGTACTTCGATGCTGAGTCTGGTGGACCGCTTGCTGGTGCTGGACAACGGCCGGGTCGTCGCCGACGGTCCGAAAGAAGCGGTCATCGATGCACTGCGCAAGGGCCGTGTCGGCTCGGCGGCGGTTTAG
- a CDS encoding TolC family outer membrane protein, with protein sequence MRVLTPLCSAVLLAMACTSQAQAMNLTEAIQSTIATHPELASRVDARLSADEQVKVAKGGFYPSVDLNAAYGRGYSDNTNTRAFGNHHTEILNYTQSELRLRQMLFDGFNTANEVERTKGVSNSRAYYAQGTAQDLALRTIEVYLEVLKRRELVTLARNNLQAHLRVNDQIGLRTERGVGSTADSDQSVARKALAQNNLDTAEVDLSDAEANFYSVVGRMPDELETPASTRGELPTELREAQQSMVDNNPYLKSAQADVQSAESQYEVAKSPFYPRFDAEAAVGANNNVQGDEGHDNEWRVGVVMNYNLFRGGSDKARLASDAHQINQAMDIRNNALRQLNENIRLAWNAMENAKKQTPTAREYAETTKRVRAAYQDQFGLGQRTLLDLLDSENELYNANRRYTEIRYTEEYSMYRVLANMGQLLSKQRVVLPADAIASSEVKSEARLPELK encoded by the coding sequence ATGCGCGTTCTAACCCCCCTCTGCAGCGCGGTTTTGCTGGCCATGGCTTGCACTTCTCAAGCCCAGGCCATGAACCTCACCGAGGCTATTCAAAGCACCATCGCCACTCACCCGGAACTGGCCTCGCGCGTGGACGCCCGCCTGTCGGCTGATGAACAAGTCAAAGTAGCCAAGGGCGGCTTCTATCCGTCGGTCGATTTGAACGCTGCGTATGGCCGTGGCTACAGCGATAACACCAACACCCGGGCCTTCGGTAATCACCACACCGAAATCCTCAATTACACCCAGTCCGAGCTGCGCCTGCGGCAAATGCTGTTCGACGGCTTCAATACCGCTAACGAAGTCGAGCGCACCAAAGGCGTGTCCAATTCGCGCGCCTACTACGCGCAAGGTACCGCTCAGGATCTGGCCCTGCGCACCATCGAGGTCTACCTCGAAGTGCTCAAGCGTCGCGAACTGGTGACCCTGGCCCGCAACAACTTGCAGGCGCACCTGCGCGTCAACGACCAGATTGGCCTGCGCACCGAGCGTGGCGTCGGCAGTACCGCCGACTCGGATCAATCGGTCGCGCGTAAAGCGCTGGCGCAGAACAACCTCGACACCGCCGAAGTCGATCTGTCTGACGCTGAAGCCAACTTCTACAGCGTGGTCGGGCGAATGCCAGATGAGCTGGAAACGCCGGCCTCGACCCGTGGCGAACTGCCGACCGAATTGCGTGAAGCGCAGCAGAGCATGGTCGACAACAACCCGTATCTGAAGTCCGCTCAGGCTGACGTGCAATCGGCCGAGAGCCAGTATGAAGTCGCCAAATCGCCGTTCTACCCGCGCTTCGATGCCGAAGCCGCCGTGGGCGCGAACAACAACGTGCAAGGCGATGAAGGCCACGACAACGAATGGCGCGTAGGTGTGGTGATGAACTACAACCTGTTCCGTGGCGGCAGCGACAAGGCACGCCTCGCCTCCGACGCGCACCAGATCAATCAGGCGATGGACATCCGCAACAACGCCCTGCGCCAGCTCAACGAGAACATCCGCCTGGCGTGGAACGCCATGGAAAACGCGAAGAAACAGACCCCGACCGCCCGCGAGTACGCCGAAACCACCAAACGCGTACGCGCTGCGTATCAGGATCAGTTCGGCCTTGGCCAACGTACCCTGCTCGACTTGCTCGACAGTGAAAACGAGCTCTACAACGCCAACCGCCGCTACACCGAAATCCGCTACACCGAGGAATATTCGATGTACCGCGTGCTGGCGAACATGGGCCAGTTGCTGAGCAAGCAACGGGTGGTGCTGCCGGCGGATGCGATTGCGTCCAGTGAAGTGAAAAGCGAGGCCCGCCTCCCCGAATTGAAATAA